The following proteins come from a genomic window of Daphnia carinata strain CSIRO-1 chromosome 8, CSIRO_AGI_Dcar_HiC_V3, whole genome shotgun sequence:
- the LOC130691014 gene encoding LOW QUALITY PROTEIN: uncharacterized protein LOC130691014 (The sequence of the model RefSeq protein was modified relative to this genomic sequence to represent the inferred CDS: inserted 1 base in 1 codon), whose translation MEMNQVEEDTNNTDVGEQVQETDEAMQMEGQVHTTTVLDEQSLQQLMDSGTVSEDSIIAIVQNEHGEPQTVVLSRQDAEALGIQLDPLEQPVEDEEAQATTAEAEMEEMTEQMDQESEMQPSEDMTEFNSENPEPSEFNSENPEQPEFSAEHPEQPEFNSEHPEQSEFNSEHPEQAEFDSEHPEQSEFDSEHAEQSEFQQELQAGIQSDLQSQLHAEFQSELQSELHNELQDELQNELQQGLQEPTRESEIPSKMSPEIPPELQPKSQESCPNVEGESEPQIIAVPEAITVPDVLPAETQEQEADEKKVKEDEEMQTTTVSLDAVSQRLGEDGGEGDSSANDVLSNIIHSLFNPNEPNQSNVSIVPRMVGGKRKLCLRLPASTASALLAQTGSPLAHSFTEGGIPKKIKIVIPPHSFSNSTGSFVSSLTNSASVMQQETRVVKTSVMQQSAMNNSGGKTTGPARLDPDTLMSSSSFSLMSSPVKSSSKPFLASLFSSTSTTTLSASLTVTPVANPPKKPLGTTENPIQLVQEGNSFRSLQPLTPDQLKHIASVLKQNRQAILSGDGKSGTSSLASSAEGDGGKRRVVYDAKSNTRIVYRVVTPXELKKLPSATGATITTPVTLFL comes from the exons atggaaatgaatcaAGTTGAAGAGGATACTAACAACACCGATGTCGGTGAACAAGTACAAGAGACAGATGAAGCGATGCAGATGGAAGGCCAAGTACACACGACAACCGTATTAGACGAACAGAGTCTACAACAACTCATGGATAGTGGCACTGTTAGTGAAGACAG CATTATTGCCATAGTTCAAAACGAACATGGAGAACCTCAAACG GTGGTACTGAGTCGGCAAGACGCTGAAGCCTTAGGGATTCAATTGGATCCTCTTGAGCAACCAGTAGAAGATGAGGAAGCACAGGCTACCACAGCAGAagcagaaatggaagaaatgaCTGAACAAATGGACCAGGAATCTGAAATGCAGCCTTCTGAAGACATGACAGAATTCAACTCTGAAAATCCAGAGCCTTCAGAATTTAACTCTGAAAATCCAGAACAGCCAGAATTCAGCGCTGAGCATCCAGAACAGCCAGAGTTTAA CTCTGAACATCCAGAACAGTCAGAATTCAACTCTGAACATCCAGAACAGGCAGAATTTGACTCTGAACATCCAGAACAGTCAGAATTTGATTCTGAACATGCAGAGCAATCAGAGTTCCAACAAGAATTGCAAGCTGGAATTCAGTCGGACCTTCAATCCCAACTTCACGCAGAATTTCAGTCGGAACTTCAATCAGAACTGCATAATGAACTACAAGATGAACTCCAGAATGAACTGCAGCAAGGTCTTCAAGAGCCCACTAGAGAATCAGAAATCCCATCAAAAATGTCACCAGAAATTCCACCAGAGCTTCAACCCAAAAGTCAAGAATCTTGCCCAAATGTGGAAGGCGAATCGGAACCACAGATTATTGCGGTTCCTGAAGCCATAACAGTACCTGACGTCCTACCTGCAGAAACGCAAGAACAAGAGGCGGACgagaagaaagtgaaagaagatgaagaaatgCAAACCACCACCGTATCGCTGGATGCAGTTTCTCAACGGCTAGGTGAAGATGGTGGTGAAGGGGACAGTTCGGCTAATGATGTTCTATCCAACATCATTCATTCGTTATTCAATCCGAATGAGCCAAACCAATCGAACGTTTCGATTGTACCGAGAATGGTGGGCGGCAAACGCAAATTATGCCTTAGACTGCCTGCCAGTACGGCCAGCGCACTTCTCGCACAGACAGGCAGCCCGCTGGCCCATTCATTTACCGAGGGTGGCATCCCCAAGAAAATAAAGATCGTCATCCCGCCACATTCGTTCTCAAACAGCACCGGAAGCTTTGTCTCTAGCCTTACCAATTCCGCATCTGTGATGCAGCAAGAGACGAGGGTAGTAAAAACGTCTGTGATGCAGCAGTCAGCCATGAACAATTCTGGCGGGAAAACAACAGGTCCAGCACGGCTAGATCCAGATACATTAATGAGCAGcagttcgttttctttaatgtCATCTCCCGTCAAAAGCTCTTCGAAACCCTTTCTGGCCTCCCTGTTCAGTTCGACATCCACCACAACTCTGAGCGCCTCATTGACAGTGACACCAGTCGCAAATCCGCCAAAGAAACCATTAGGCACGACAGAGAATCCCATTCAACTGGTTCAGGAAGGCAATAGCTTCCGCAGTTTGCAGCCATTGACTCCCGATCAGTTGAAACACATCGCGTCAGTGTTGAAACAAAATCGGCAGGCAATCCTGTCGGGAGATGGCAAGAGTGGAACGAGTTC
- the LOC130691045 gene encoding transmembrane protein 179-like: MNVLLVIQITVYILALVLALCISVPVIIHQKDFKGHCLLFSRGTWRETDGQFVITWAPSAYCVFVIISGVVLLTACCFQIHRLGHFLYRGLDSSFLSAFVDAVGSAFLCFLSLASAMIITLGFGTWCGDITQRFEECSYAEDENIDQVDNINTSGFYLLLGTAQFGAWASWACWVGLAVCAVLKLCRYHQRENIRVSMAKERRRLLTDGLPQRSASDEAMLG, translated from the exons ATGAACGTTTTACTGGTCATTCAAATTACGGTTTATATCCTAGCTCTAGTTTTAGCCTTATGCATATCTGTTCCCGTCATTATTCATCAAAAAGACTTTAA aGGCCATTGTTTGCTATTTTCCAGAGGAACATGGAGGGAAACTGATG gccaaTTTGTGATTACATGGGCGCCAAGTGCCTACTGTGTCTTTGTTATAATATCTGGAGTGGTTTTGCTTACAGCATGCTGTTTCCAAATTCACAGGCTTGGTCATTTCCTATATCGAGGGCTTGACAG CTCCTTTCTCTCAGCTTTTGTGGATGCTGTAGGCAGTGCCTTCCTCTGTTTCCTCTCTTTAGCCTCAGCTATGATAATCACACTTGGCTTTGGCACTTGGTGTGGAGACATCACCCAACGTTTTGAAGA GTGTAGTTATGCAGAAGATGAAAACATTGACCAAGTGGATAATATCAACACCTCGGGCTTTTACTTGTTGCTGGGAACTGCTCAG TTTGGAGCTTGGGCTTCTTGGGCATGCTGGGTAGGATTAGCTGTGTGTGCAGTTCTCAAATTATGTCGATATCACCAGCGTGAAAATATACGAGTTAGCATGGCCAAAGAGCG gaGGCGTTTGTTAACAGATGGACTTCCACAGCGAAGCGCTAGCGACGAAGCCATGCTCGGTTAA
- the LOC130691079 gene encoding ras-related protein Rab-1A, whose amino-acid sequence MNPEYDYLFKLLLIGDSGVGKSCLLLRFADDTYSESYISTIGVDFKIRTIDLDGKTIKLQIWDTAGQERFRTITSSYYRGAHGIIVVYDCTDQESFNNVKQWLQEIDRYACENVNKLLVGNKCDLSTKKVVDYAAAKEYAEQLGIPFLETSAKNATNVEQAFMTMAAEIKNRMGPPSAPSDGVGGININSSSRPVEQSKSGCC is encoded by the exons ATGAATCCCGAGTA tgACTATCTTTTCAAACTTCTCCTGATTGGTGACTCTGGTGTTGGCAAATCTTGCCTTCTGCTCCGATTTGCT GATGATACCTATTCGGAGAGCTATATCAGTACCATTGGTGTGGATTTC AAAATTCGGACAATAGATTTGGATGGAAAGACTATTAAATTACAAATT TGGGACACCGCTGGTCAAGAAAGATTCCGGACAATCACGTCAAGTTACTACCGAGGTGCCCATGGTATCATTGTCGTCTACGATTGTACTGACCAAGAGTCGTTCAACAATGTCAAGCAGTGGCTACAGGAAATCGATCGTTATGCGTGCGAAAACGTCAACAAACTTTTGGTTGGGAACAAGTGTGATTTGAGCACTAAGAAGGTCGTCGATTACGCCGCTGCCAAA GAATACGCAGAACAATTAGGCATACCTTTCCTTGAGACATCGGCCAAGAACGCAACGAACGTCGAACAAGCATTCATGACCATGGCGGCTGAGATCAAGAATCGAATGGGTCCCCCATCTGCCCCTTCTGATGGTGTTGGCGGAATCAACATAAACTCTTCCTCTAGACCGGTGGAACAATCGAAATCGGGATGTTGTTAA